In the Gossypium arboreum isolate Shixiya-1 chromosome 10, ASM2569848v2, whole genome shotgun sequence genome, one interval contains:
- the LOC108487791 gene encoding uncharacterized protein LOC108487791: MYRDLRELYWWSSLKREVTDFIARCLMCQQVKAKHQLPSGFLQPVKLELPPELDCIHDVFHVSMLRRYCSNPSHVVSVEEIELRLDFTFEEEPVQNLDRDVKVLRRKSIPLVKVLWRNHSTDESTWEPKDSTRQQYPHLF, translated from the exons ATGTATCGTGATCTTCGTGAGTTATACTGGTGGTCGAGTTTGAAGCGTGAGGTTACTGACTTCATTGCTCGATGTTTGAtgtgtcagcaggttaaggctaagcatcagttaccttcgggttttcTACAGCCAGTTAAG ttggaattaccCCCTGAGCTAGATtgtattcatgatgtgtttcatgtctcgatgttgaggcggtACTGTTCTAACCCATCCCATGTCGTCTCAGTTGAAGAGATTGAGCTTAGGCTGGACTTCACATTTGAAGAGGAGCCGGTTCAAAAcctggatcgagatgttaaggttttgAGGAGAAAGTCTATTCCATTAGTAAAGGTTCTGtggcggaatcatagcactgatGAGTCCACGTGGGAACCTAAGGATTCAACACGTCAGCAGTATCCacatctgttctga